The Oncorhynchus tshawytscha isolate Ot180627B linkage group LG08, Otsh_v2.0, whole genome shotgun sequence genome window below encodes:
- the LOC112255785 gene encoding endoribonuclease Dicer-like — protein MAGLQLVTPASNPMGPFFGLPWQQEAIHDNIYTPRKYQVELLEAALEHNTIVCLNTGSGKTFIAVLLTKELSHQIRGDLVEQGKRTVFLVNAASSVIQQAASVRTHSDLQVGEYMCVEKTSLWSREKWSQEMIENQVLVMTCHIFLHVLKSGVLPLWKLNLVVFDECHLAITDHPYREIMKLCEGCPCSPRILGLTASILNGKCDPSELEQKIQNLERILRSNAETATDLVVLDRYASQPREVVLDCGPYLDKSGLSEHLLSELDEALHFLNDCNIPVPREDRDPTFISKQVLSDCRAVLLVLGPWCADKVAGIMVRELQKYIKHEQEEINRKFLLFTDTILRKVHALCEELFSPASLDLKFVTPKVIRLLEILHEYKPFERQQFESVEWYNNRNEDNYVSWSDSEDEDEDEEVEVKEKPEANFPSPFTNILCGIIFVERRYTAVVLNRLIKEAGKQDPELAYISSNFITGHSIGKNQPRNKQMEVEFRKQEEVLRKFRAHETNLLIATSIVEEGVDIPKCNLVVRFDLPTEYRSYVQSKGRARAPVSNYIMLAESERTKTFEEDLKTYKAIEKILRNKCSKAAGVGDFEVEPVQDDDNILPPYVLRSEEGGPRVTINTAIGHINRYCARLPSDPFTHLAPKCKTKELKDGRYQSTLYLPINSPLRVPVAGPIMNCARLAEKAVALLCCENLHKKGELDDHLMPVGKETVKYEEELDLHDEEETSVPGRPGSTKRRQCYPKAIPECLRDSYPVPEQSYYLYVIGMVLTTPLPDELNFRRRKLYPPEDTTRCFGILTAKPIPRIPHFPVYTRSGEVTISMELQKAGFTLSAVQLDLITRLHQYIFSHILRLEKPALEFNPTQADSAYCVLPLNVVEDSNTLDLDFKFMEDIEKSEARVGIPTTQYTKQNPFTFKLEDYQDAVIIPRYRNFDQPHRFYVADVYTDLTPLSRFPSPEYQTFAEYYKTKYNLDLSNVNQPLLDVDHTSSRLNLLTPRHLNQKGKALPLSSAEKRKAKWESLQNKQILVPELCAIHPIPASLWRKAVCLPSILYRLHCLLTAEELRAQTASDAGVGAQTLPSDFRYPNLDFGWKKSIDSKSFICLRDEDEEEEEEEEDSGDDNCKQQGQTVAPGLAAAVSQQPCSDCHVSSRPEGCDIHQRPEDDRPEDEEPQQPDSASCTSILANGTAPIANDNGDHGDHSHLHDGRDNCQCLPAGSGLPLENEKEVSTTQTTTSVLPVQPSLSIENQNLTPTPPQPQPGTQPPPPHPQAGTQPPTPQPGTQPPPPPPSQPQPGTQPLPPQPQPGTQPPPLSPGPILQLLHPLSPSQGPSLYTLSPSQGPNLHPPAPARDPTSTPSAPAPACTPQPQPGTLPAPPQPQPGTQTPPLSPSQGPNLHPLSPSHPSQGPSFHPPAPARDPASTPQPQPGTQLPPPSPSQGPSFHPQPQPGTQLPPPQPQPSDECRPGGTSELREGDGHHVNQATSDCCSPATMTGPAGTAPITTTPLPDPPETQEITTSSSVVGDTLGPCSKTLGPNPGLILQALTLSNASDGFNLERLEMLGDSFLKHAITTYLFCTYPDAHEGRLSYMRSKKVSNCNLYRLGKKKGLPCRMVVSIFDPPVNWLPPGYVVNQDKSSEDKWDEDEAKEELLANGSAGEELCVEELGEEVLEEDEDLMWKEPKDEVNVEDDLEYYQEHIKFIDNMLIGSGAFGKKISLGTFPPAPATPGPSPSPSARSSSPAAEPSYGEWKPPKKPGPVPTPHYPSEPSGSGSADEFDYSSWDAMCYLDPSKAGEEDDFVVGFWNPSEENCGAELGKQSISYDLHTEQCIADKSIADCVEALLGCYLTSCGERAAQMFLCSLGLKVLPVERRRLKEKDGVIEVVNLDLQYGWLKIPPRCIFDHPDAELTLNHLISGFENFERKISYTFQNKAYLLQAFTHASYHYNTITDCYQRLEFLGDAILDYLITKHLYEDPRQHSPGVLTDLRSALVNNTIFASLAVQYDFHKYFKAVSPELFHVIDDFVQFQLEKNEMQGMDSELRRSEEDEAKEEDIEVPKAMGDIFESLAGAIYMDSRMSLETVWQVYYPMMRPLIEKFSANVPRSPVRELLEMEPETAKFSPAERTYDGKVRVTVEVVGKGKFKGVGRSYRIAKSAAARRALRSLKANQPQVPNN, from the exons ATGGCAGGACTCCAGCTGGTCACCCCCGCCTCCAATCCCATGGGGCCTTTCTTTGGTCTCCCGTGGCAACAGGAGGCCATCCACGACAACATCTACACGCCTAGGAAATATCAG GTTGAACTTCTTGAAGCAGCTCTTGAACACAATACTATTGTCTGCTTAAATACTGGCTCAGGGAAGACTTTTATTGCAGTGCTCCTAACTAAAGAGCTCTCCCACCAAATCCGGGGAGATTTAGTCGAACAGGGGAAGAGGACAGTTTTCCTGGTGAATGCAG CATCGTCTGTGATTCAGCAAGCAGCTAGTGTTAGGACCCACTCTGATCTCCAGGTTGGAGAATACATGTGTGTGGAGAAGACCTCATTATGGTCCAGGGAAAAGTGGAGCCAAGAAATGATTGAAAATCAG GTGCTCGTTATGACGTGCCATATCTTCCTGCATGTGCTGAAGAGTGGAGTGCTGCCACTATGGAAACTCAACCTGGTGGTGTTTGATGAGTGTCACCTGGCAATCACGGACCATCCCTACCGGGAGATAATGAAG CTATGTGAGGGCTGTCCGTGCAGCCCTCGGATCCTGGGTCTCACTGCATCAATTTTGAATGGTAAATGTGACCCGTCTGAACTGGAACAGAAGATCCAGAACTTGGAGCGGATCCTGCGGAGCAATGCAGAGACAGCTACTGACCTTGTTGTCCTTGACAG ATATGCCTCCCAGCCCAGAGAGGTGGTACTGGACTGTGGACCCTACCTGGACAAGAGCGGCCTTTCAGAGCATCTACTGAGCGAGCTGGACGAGGCTCTCCACTTCCTCAACGACTGCAACATACCTGTGCCTCGAGAGGACAGAGACCCCACCTTCATATCCAAACAG GTGCTGAGTGACTGTCGGGCGGTGCTGTTGGTGCTGGGGCCGTGGTGTGCCGACAAGGTGGCTGGCATCATGGTGAGGGAGCTGCAGAAGTACATCAAACACGAACAGGAAGAGATCAACAGGAAGTTCCTGCTCTTCACCGACACCATCCTGAGGAAG GTCCACGCCCTGTGTGAGGAACTCTTCTCCCCGGCCTCTCTGGACCTGAAGTTTGTGACCCCGAAGGTCATCCGTCTCCTGGAGATCCTCCATGAGTACAAGCCCTTTGAGAGGCAACAGTTTGAGAGTGTGGAGTGGTACAACAACCGCAACGAGGACAACTACGTGTCGTGGAGTGACTCGGAAGACGAAGACgaggatgaggaggtggaggtgaaGGAGAAACCCGAGGCTAACTTCCCCTCGCCGTTCACCAACATCCTGTGTGGGATCATCTTCGTAGAGAGGCGCTACACGGCCGTCGTCCTCAACCG GCTAATAAAGGAGGCAGGGAAACAGGACCCGGAGCTGGCCTACATCAGCAGTAACTTCATCACGGGACACAGCATCGGAAAGAACCAGCCACGCAACAAGCAGATGGAAGTGGAGTTCAGGAAACAGGAAGAG GTTCTGCGTAAGTTCCGTGCCCACGAGACCAACCTGCTCATAGCGACCAGCATCGTGGAGGAAGGGGTAGATATTCCCAAGTGTAACCTGGTGGTGAGGTTTGACCTGCCCACTGAGTACAG GTCCTACGTTCAGTCTAAAGGCCGAGCCAGAGCCCCTGTCTCCAACTACATCATGCTGGCTGAAAGTGAGAGGACCAAGACCTTCGAGGAAGACCTGAAGACCTACAAGGCCATAGAGAAG ATCCTGAGAAACAAGTGTTCCAAGGCAGCGGGGGTCGGCGACTTTGAGGTGGAACCGGTGCAGGATGATGACAACATCCTGCCTCCCTACGTGCTCCGCTCTGAGGAAGGAGGGCCCCGCGTCACCATCAACACGGCTATCGGACACATCAACAG ATACTGTGCCCGTCTGCCCAGTGACCCGTTTACCCACCTGGCTCCTAAgtgtaagaccaaggagctgaaggatgggcgCTACCAGTCAACCCTCTACTTGCCCATCAATTCCCCTCTACGGGTGCCCGTCGCT GGGCCAATCATGAACTGTGCACGACTGGCAGAGAAGGCAGTGGCACTACTTTGTTGTGAAAATCTTCACAAAAAAG GTGAGTTGGATGACCACTTGATGCCTGTGGGGAAAGAGACTGTGAAGTATGAGGAGGAGCTGGATCTCCATGACGAGGAGGAGACCAGTGTTCCAGGCAGACCAGGATCCACCAAGAGGAGGCAGTGCTACCCTAAAGCT atACCAGAGTGTCTTCGGGACAGTTACCCTGTACCGGAGCAGTCTTACTACCTGTATGTGATTGGCATGGTCCTCACCACCCCTCTGCCTGACGAACTCAACTTCCGCCGCAGGAAGCTCTACCCTCCAGAAGACACTACCAGGTGCTTCGGCATCCTGACTGCCAAACCTATACCTCGG ATCCCCCACTTTCCTGTGTACACGCGGTCTGGTGAGGTGACCATCTCCATGGAGCTTCAGAAGGCTGGGTTCACTCTGAGTGCTGTCCAGCTGGACCTGATCACCAGACTACACCAGTACATCTTCTCTCACATCCTCCGCCTGGAGAAACCTGCTTTAGAGTTCAATCCCACGCAGGCCGACTCGGCCTACTGCGTTCTACCTCTCAATGTTG TTGAGGATTCCAACACTCTAGATTTGGATTTTAAATTCATGGAGGACATAGAGAAGTCCGAGGCTCGTGTTGGCATTCCTACCACCCAGTACACCAAGCAGAACCCCTTCACCTTCAAACTGGAAGACTACCAGGATGCTGTCATCATTCCACG gtaTCGTAACTTTGACCAGCCTCACCGTTTCTACGTGGCTGACGTTTACACAGACCTCACACCTCTCAGCAGGTTCCCGTCACCGGAGTACCAGACGTTTGCTGAGTACTACAAAACCAAGTACAACCTGGACCTGTCCAACGTAAACCAGCCACTACTGGACGTAGACCATACCTCCtcacg CCTGAACCTGTTAACCCCTCGTCACCTGAACCAGAAGGGGAAAGCCCTGCCCCTCAGCAGTGCAGAGAAGAGGAAGGCCAAGTGGGAGAGTCTACAGAACAAACAG atCCTGGTCCCAGAGCTGTGTGCCATCCACCCCATCCCAGCCTCTCTGTGGAGGAAGGCTGTGTGTCTCCCCAGTATCCTGTATCGCCTTCACTGCCTGCTCACAGCCGAGGAGCTGAGGGCCCAGACAGCCAGCGACGCTGGAGTAGGAGCCCAGACCCTGCCCTCTGACTTCAG GTATCCAAACCTGGACTTTGGATGGAAGAAGTCCATCGACAGCAAGTCATTCATCTGTCTGCgtgatgaggatgaggaagaggaggaggaggaagaggacagcgGTGACGATAACTGTAAACAGCAGGGCCAGACTGTAGCCCCTGGACTTGCTGCTGCTGTTTCCCAGCAACCCTGTAGTGACTGTCATGTCTCTTCTCGGCCTGAGGGGTGCGACATCCACCAACGTCCCGAAGATGACAGACCAGAGGACGAGGAGCCCCAGCAGCCAGACTCCGCCTCCTGCACTAGCATCCTCGCTAACGGCACTGCCCCTATTGCCAATGACAACGGTGACCACGGCGACCATTCACACCTTCACGACGGACGTGACAACTGCCAATGTCTCCCGGCTGGTTCTGGTTTGCCACTGGAGAATGAAAAAGAAGTATCAACAACACAAACCACTACCTCAGTTCTTCCTGTGCAGCCCTCTCTTAGCATCGAGAACCAGAATCTAACCCCAACAccccctcagccccagccagggACCCAGcctccaccccctcacccccAGGCAGGGACCCAGCCTCCAACCCCTCAGCCCGGGACCcagcctccacctcctccaccctctcagccccagccaggGACCCAGCCTCTAccccctcagccccagccaggTACCCAGCCTCCACCCCTCAGCCCGGGACCcatcctccagctcctccaccctctcagccccagccaggGACCCAGCCTCTAtaccctcagccccagccagggACCCAACCTCCaccccccagccccagccagggACCCGACCTCCAccccctcagccccagccccagcctgcacccctcagccccagccagggACCCTGCCTGCAccccctcagccccagccagggACCCAAACTCCtcccctcagccccagccagggACCCAACCTCCAccccctcagccccagcca CCCCAGCCAGGGACCCAGCTTCCaccccccagccccagccagggACCCAGCTTCCaccccccagccccagccagggACCCAGCTTCCaccccccagccccagccagggACCCAGCTTCcacccccagccccagccagggACCCAGCTTCCacccccccagccccagcctaGCGATGAATGTAGACCAGGGGGGACCTCAGAGCTCCGTGAGGGCGACGGACACCACGTGAATCAAGCTACCTCAGACTGCTGCAGCCCAGCAACGATGACGGGGCCCGCCGGCACAGCTCCCATCACCACAACACCTTTACCTGACCCCCCGGAGACCCAGGAGATCACCACCAGCAGCTCTGTAGTGGGGGATACCCTTGGCCCCTGCTCCAAGACCCTGGGGCCCAACCCTGGGCTCATCCTTCAG GCCCTGACCCTGTCCAACGCCAGTGACGGCTTCAACCTGGAGCGTCTGGAGATGCTGGGAGACTCCTTCCTGAAGCACGCCATCACCACCTACCTGTTCTGTACCTACCCCGATGCACACGAGGGACGACTCTCCTACATGAGGAGCAAGAAG GTGAGCAACTGTAACCTGTATCGTCTGGGAAAGAAGAAAGGTCTTCCTTGCAGGATGGTGGTGTCCATCTTTGACCCACCGGTCAACTGGCTGCCTCCTGGCTACGTGGTCAATCAGGACAAGAGCAGCGAAGACAAATGGGACGAGGATGAG gCCAAAGAGGAGCTCCTGGCCAACGGTAGTGCTGGAGAGGAGTTGTGTGTGGAGGAACTAGGGGAGGAGGTTCTGGAGGAGGATGAAGATCTGATGTGGAAGGAGCCTAAAGACGAGGTCAACGTGGAGGATGACCTGGAGTACTACCAG GAGCACATCAAGTTCATCGACAACATGCTCATTGGCTCCGGTGCCTTCGGCAAGAAGATTTCCCTCGGTACCTTCCCCCCTGCCCCCGCCACCCCTGGCCCAAGTCCTAGTCCCTCTGCCCGTTCCTCCTCCCCTGCAGCCGAGCCCAGCTACGGGGAGTGGAAACCCCCCAAGAAACCTGGCCCGGTCCCCACCCCCCACTACCCCTCAGAGCCTAGCGGTAGTGGCTCAGCAGATGAGTTTGACTACAG CTCGTGGGATGCCATGTGTTACCTGGACCCTAGCAAGGCAGGGGAGGAGGATGATTTCGTGGTGGGTTTCTGGAACCCGTCGGAGGAGAACTGTGGGGCGGAGTTGGGGAAACAGTCTATCTCCTATGACCTGCACACAGAGCAATGCATCGCTGACAAGAGCATCGCTGACTGTGTGGAGGCATTGCTGGGCTGCTACCTCACCAGCTGTGGGGAGAGGGCTGCTCAGATGTTCCTCTGCTCACTGGGACTCAAG GTGTTACCGGTTGAGAGGAGGAGGCTGAAGGAGAAGGACGGGGTCATAGAGGTCGTGAACCTTGACCTCCAGTATGGCTGGCTGAAGATCCCACCCCGCTGCATATTTGACCACCCGGACGCCGAGCTCACCCTCAACCACCTCATCTCTGGCTTTGAGAACTTTGAGAGGAAGATCAGCTACACCTTCCAGAACAAGGCCTACCTGCTGCAAGCCTTCACACACGCCTCCTACCATTACAACACCATTACTG ATTGTTACCAGCGACTAGAGTTTCTTGGCGATGCAATTTTAGACTACCTCATAACGAAGCACCTTTATGAAGACCCGCGCCAACACTCTCCTGGCGTGCTCACAGACCTGCGCTCGGCGTTGGTCAACAACACTATCTTCGCCTCCCTGGCCGTCCAGTACGACTTCCACAAGTACTTCAAGGCTGTGTCGCCCGAGCTGTTTCATGTCATCGACGACTTTGTGCAATTCCAGCTGGAGAAGAACGAAATGCAAGGCATGGACTCTGAG